The Polyodon spathula isolate WHYD16114869_AA chromosome 13, ASM1765450v1, whole genome shotgun sequence genome includes a region encoding these proteins:
- the LOC121325547 gene encoding regulator of G-protein signaling 10-like, with the protein MFSRAVISRLSRKRPPSEIQDNDVLASTSHHGATGTEKWSISLEHLLDDAEGVRRFREFLKSEFSEENVLFWIECEDFKKTQDIERLRDKAKHIYGTYLSSKSSTQVNVEGQSRLSESMLGQPHPLMFQKLQDQIFNLMKFDSYSRFLRSDIFMKSKRLEESGNEETVAKRASRIYNT; encoded by the exons agattcAGGATAACGATGTCCTTGCCAGCACAAGCCACCATGGAGCTACAGGAACAGAGAAATGGTCCATTTCCTTAGAACATCTACTGGATGACGCTGAGGGGGTCAGGCGCTTCAGG GAGTTTTTAAAGAGTGAGTTTAGCgaagaaaatgttttgttttggataGAATGTGAAGACTTCAAGAAGACACAGGACATTGAAAGA CTTCGAGACAAAGCCAAACACATCTACGGCACATACCTGTCCAGCAAATCCAGCACCCAGGTGAACGTGGAGGGCCAGTCCCGACTCAGCGAGAGCATGCTGGGGCAGCCCCATCCCCTCATGTTCCAGAAGCTGCAGGATCAA ATTTTCAACCTTATGAAATTTGACAGCTACAGTCGCTTTTTGAGATCGGACATTTTTATGAAGTCGAAGAGGTTAGAAGAAAGCGGCAACGAGGAGACGGTAGCCAAAAGAGCTTCCAGAATTTATAACACATGA